One genomic window of Methanosalsum zhilinae DSM 4017 includes the following:
- a CDS encoding DUF7284 family protein: protein MIKNNATTIFSLFRDRKGISTTLDALLFLVMVSISAALLMPVAMTDSQYRAAEHTSIEDMSKHLLRSLISSTVDDFEYYHYIDSTGMHHEDLGDHDELDMLFKKRYIHLKPADILAEAVIFQLKVKGHEDEDPIYVRAGGEDHLIRTEKVIDSYLHSRLGRSYNYRLEVNWYPVTGTDISSSFTIGNMNPPDAIVQKSRIALPYDFSVSYNTIASPLNDSILENTMNRTYDEQKEILYHAFIEGIKAGSMEIARKISGIKYPAPDNERKMNSIFIKHVSSPYHLDYNRNIEENNTPAIPHKEYPFNIAQNKEFEDLLCDIISSTAIHNSRKDINSTIETILEAEDIESAKLTRDRQMENIFHIFNQGGAEVILMLW, encoded by the coding sequence ATGATAAAAAATAATGCTACAACAATTTTCAGCTTGTTTCGGGACAGAAAAGGTATTTCTACCACGTTAGATGCATTGCTGTTTCTGGTAATGGTTTCAATTTCCGCTGCACTTCTTATGCCGGTTGCAATGACTGATTCTCAGTACAGGGCAGCAGAACACACTTCAATCGAAGATATGAGCAAACATCTGCTCAGATCCCTGATAAGCAGTACAGTAGATGATTTTGAATATTATCATTACATTGATTCTACAGGTATGCATCATGAGGATCTCGGGGATCATGATGAGTTAGATATGCTTTTCAAAAAAAGGTACATTCACCTGAAGCCTGCGGATATTCTGGCAGAAGCTGTAATATTCCAGCTGAAGGTTAAAGGCCATGAAGATGAAGATCCTATATATGTACGGGCAGGTGGGGAAGATCACCTGATCAGGACTGAGAAAGTAATCGATTCTTATCTTCATTCCCGGCTGGGAAGAAGTTATAACTACCGTCTTGAAGTTAACTGGTACCCTGTTACAGGTACAGATATATCAAGCAGTTTCACAATTGGAAACATGAATCCACCAGATGCCATAGTCCAAAAATCCAGGATAGCACTTCCATATGACTTCTCAGTTTCCTACAATACAATAGCATCGCCTCTCAATGACTCGATCCTTGAAAATACAATGAATCGCACTTATGATGAACAAAAAGAAATCCTTTACCATGCTTTCATTGAAGGCATTAAAGCAGGTTCTATGGAAATTGCACGAAAAATTTCCGGTATTAAATATCCTGCCCCGGATAATGAACGAAAAATGAACAGTATCTTCATAAAACATGTTTCATCTCCTTACCACCTGGACTACAATAGGAATATTGAGGAAAACAATACGCCTGCAATCCCACATAAAGAATATCCATTTAATATAGCTCAAAATAAAGAATTTGAAGACCTGCTCTGCGATATAATCTCATCCACAGCTATTCATAACAGCAGGAAAGACATAAATTCAACCATTGAGACTATTCTAGAAGCTGAGGATATTGAATCTGCAAAATTGACCAGAGACCGGCAAATGGAAAATATATTTCATATCTTTAATCAGGGTGGTGCAGAAGTTATTCTAATGCTCTGGTAG
- a CDS encoding 30S ribosomal protein S15: MAKMHTRKKGKSMATRPYRTEAPAWSLTDKDEITKIIMDLWNQGYSTSKIGMILRDKYGVPDSKLVTDKKITQVLEENGADFPLPEDLQNLIVKAIRMRKHLAINNHDVHNKRSLQNTESKIRRLVKYYKSTKVLPKDWKYKPSTAEMLITR, from the coding sequence ATGGCAAAAATGCATACCAGGAAAAAGGGCAAATCAATGGCAACCCGTCCATACCGAACCGAAGCACCAGCCTGGTCACTTACAGATAAAGATGAGATTACAAAGATAATAATGGACCTGTGGAATCAGGGATATTCAACATCCAAAATAGGTATGATACTGAGAGATAAATACGGAGTTCCGGATTCAAAACTTGTTACTGATAAGAAGATCACACAGGTGCTTGAAGAAAATGGTGCCGACTTCCCGCTCCCAGAAGACCTGCAGAACCTCATTGTGAAGGCTATACGAATGAGAAAACATCTTGCAATAAATAATCATGATGTCCACAACAAGCGTTCCCTGCAGAACACCGAATCAAAGATCAGAAGGCTTGTTAAATACTATAAGTCTACAAAAGTGCTGCCAAAGGACTGGAAGTACAAACCATCTACTGCAGAAATGCTGATAACAAGATAA
- a CDS encoding single-stranded-DNA-specific exonuclease RecJ yields MNSDERIEKLIELATEAAELIKQYSFVRIITHNDADGITSGAIILQSLRRLDIPFHASIVSRLDETVVKDVNESTEKKDLVIFCDMGSGQPELVSNVSADVIIIDHHQPVEETTARVMVNPHLAGIEGAYYLCASGTTYMVSREISRDNVDLAGLAIAGAIGDKQIFESANRFILEEAIQEGVVSIKKGLKVGSGDIADVLEYSPEPYLDITGDRTKIEEFLDILNIRGEIHDLSSEDMKKLTSTIALKLAKKASSDAIESVIGDVYFLNNEIITNIYDLVEIANTCGKVKMGGLALSLCMRDKTVVEEARSLTRENHRKIISDMKSCEDMIKARKNIRYLKANELESIGTIAGIVVRYIHTDLPFIALNETDDIVKVSGRATRPLIKKGVDLAAAFRDAAGSVGGNGGGHNIASGATIPVGKEEEFLDRVDQIIEKQIKASVEGNLK; encoded by the coding sequence TTGAACTCTGATGAAAGGATAGAAAAACTTATAGAACTTGCAACAGAAGCCGCAGAATTGATAAAACAGTACAGTTTCGTACGCATAATAACGCATAACGATGCAGATGGGATTACATCAGGTGCCATCATATTGCAGTCACTTCGAAGACTGGATATCCCATTTCATGCATCAATTGTAAGCAGACTCGATGAAACGGTTGTAAAGGATGTAAACGAAAGCACAGAAAAAAAAGATCTTGTTATATTCTGTGACATGGGATCTGGTCAGCCTGAATTAGTCTCTAATGTCAGCGCTGATGTCATAATTATAGACCACCACCAGCCAGTAGAGGAAACAACTGCCAGGGTTATGGTCAATCCCCACCTTGCAGGCATTGAGGGTGCTTATTATCTCTGCGCATCAGGAACAACCTATATGGTAAGCAGGGAGATAAGCAGAGACAATGTGGATCTAGCAGGACTTGCTATTGCCGGTGCCATTGGAGATAAACAGATTTTTGAGTCTGCGAACAGATTCATACTTGAAGAAGCTATCCAGGAAGGGGTAGTCTCAATAAAAAAAGGATTGAAGGTCGGAAGCGGGGATATTGCAGATGTACTGGAGTATAGCCCTGAGCCTTATTTAGATATTACAGGAGACCGCACTAAAATAGAAGAGTTTCTCGATATCCTGAACATCCGGGGCGAAATACACGATCTCAGTAGTGAGGATATGAAAAAACTTACATCTACCATAGCTCTAAAACTTGCAAAAAAAGCAAGTTCTGATGCAATTGAATCTGTCATAGGCGATGTATATTTCCTTAATAATGAAATTATAACCAATATTTATGATCTTGTAGAAATAGCTAATACCTGCGGAAAAGTTAAGATGGGAGGACTCGCACTCTCGCTTTGTATGCGCGATAAAACTGTGGTAGAGGAAGCAAGATCACTTACCAGAGAAAATCACAGAAAAATAATCTCTGATATGAAAAGCTGCGAAGATATGATAAAGGCAAGAAAGAACATCAGATATCTTAAAGCAAATGAACTGGAATCCATAGGTACTATTGCAGGCATCGTAGTAAGATATATTCATACAGATCTTCCATTTATAGCTCTTAATGAAACTGATGACATTGTCAAGGTCTCTGGGAGAGCAACACGCCCTCTCATTAAAAAAGGCGTGGATCTGGCTGCTGCATTTCGTGACGCTGCAGGTTCAGTTGGAGGAAACGGAGGAGGACATAATATTGCATCCGGTGCCACCATCCCAGTTGGCAAAGAGGAAGAATTCCTGGACAGAGTAGATCAAATTATAGAAAAGCAGATAAAAGCCAGTGTTGAAGGGAACCTAAAATGA
- a CDS encoding KEOPS complex subunit Pcc1 has protein sequence MKMYCTIEFREVENPEIAEIVAKSLSPDNLRNIETNIDTDNISIRISTEKITSLIATVDDYLMNAKIAEDILRDIKNK, from the coding sequence ATGAAAATGTATTGCACTATAGAGTTCAGGGAGGTGGAAAATCCAGAGATTGCAGAAATTGTCGCAAAATCTCTATCCCCTGACAATCTCCGTAATATTGAAACTAATATAGATACGGACAATATTAGTATCAGGATATCAACTGAAAAAATCACATCACTGATTGCTACAGTGGATGACTACCTCATGAATGCAAAGATAGCTGAAGATATACTAAGGGATATAAAAAATAAGTAA
- a CDS encoding cation diffusion facilitator family transporter: protein MKDRFDKIRRILLVILVLNLLVAIAKIVYGSFTDTLSIQADGYHSLSDGISNIVGLIGIKIASRPPDRDHPYGHKKYESLASIGIAMMLVFISFELLHRSYERFVTGDIPTVTTMSFIIMVAAMLISIIISIYEKREGEKLGSDILIADSMHTKSDVYSTLAVIMGLVAIRAGYPIVDPLIALIIAIVIFHAAISIVRQSSQPLCDASRMDNRSIACLVGLVDGVVDCHNIRTRGTSGDVHIDLHVTVSPDMRTDEAHRVADNVEKILIDSFEDVTDVVVHIEPASGRKKEQG from the coding sequence TTGAAGGATCGATTTGATAAAATTCGCAGGATACTTCTGGTTATTCTTGTGCTGAATTTATTAGTTGCAATAGCAAAAATAGTATACGGTTCTTTTACAGACACTCTCAGTATCCAGGCGGATGGATATCACTCATTATCTGATGGAATCTCAAATATTGTGGGACTGATCGGAATTAAAATAGCATCTCGTCCACCGGACAGAGATCATCCATACGGTCACAAAAAATATGAAAGTCTTGCTTCGATTGGTATTGCAATGATGCTTGTCTTCATAAGTTTCGAATTGCTTCACAGATCTTATGAAAGATTTGTAACCGGAGATATTCCTACAGTTACCACAATGAGCTTTATTATTATGGTAGCGGCCATGCTCATAAGTATAATTATCTCAATTTATGAAAAAAGGGAAGGTGAGAAACTTGGCAGTGATATTCTTATTGCAGATTCAATGCATACAAAAAGTGATGTATATTCCACTCTGGCTGTCATAATGGGCCTTGTGGCAATAAGGGCCGGATATCCGATAGTAGATCCACTGATAGCATTGATAATAGCGATTGTTATCTTTCATGCAGCTATTTCAATTGTACGGCAGAGCTCCCAACCACTATGTGATGCCTCTAGAATGGATAACAGGTCCATAGCGTGCCTGGTAGGACTGGTGGATGGCGTTGTTGATTGTCATAATATCAGGACACGTGGAACTTCCGGAGATGTGCATATAGATCTTCATGTTACTGTTTCCCCTGATATGCGAACTGATGAAGCACACAGGGTAGCTGATAATGTGGAGAAAATACTGATCGATAGTTTTGAAGATGTTACAGATGTGGTGGTGCACATTGAACCGGCATCTGGTAGGAAGAAGGAACAGGGTTAA
- a CDS encoding serine--tRNA ligase has protein sequence MDLEFDLSASFRTSADASAARDTLESLFNDAENLLSKGAPEGQGARIAHWNVEEDRINLQILSGRYVRAHDAVLRLRKKIAPELGKKFHVGIRGIEVHSFTIKIPSEADLKEIKIPFVTNMEYKDGSILLTLDVTESEIEKRIPDRILTLIEDKIAALTYGGKAEHWNLLWQSEEKKQPFKLDPTQEMMKRGWIKRGASRGQWIHGPQSTRLFRAFEKIVVEELLEPLGYREMMFPKLIPWEVWKKSGHAKGVYPEIYYVCPPKTRDPEYWEEISDYYKVTHEVPVSRIKEKIGDPIGGMCYAQCPPFWVFLQGETIANDQFPIKVFDRSGTSHRYESGGIHGMERVDEFHRIEILWTGTPEQVTKASNQLQEKYKHIFNNILDLEWRMAWVTPWFMAQEGLAGVSQQNDVGTIDYEAPLPYRGKDGEWLEFQNVSVNGNKYPSGFNVKCQSGEELWSGCSGVGLERWASVFLAQKGLDPEGWPEEFRKIVGEIPEGFSFL, from the coding sequence ATGGATCTGGAGTTCGACCTTAGCGCATCATTTAGAACAAGTGCCGATGCTTCTGCAGCCAGGGATACGCTTGAGAGTCTTTTCAACGATGCAGAAAACCTGCTTTCAAAAGGAGCACCTGAAGGGCAGGGTGCAAGAATTGCACATTGGAATGTGGAAGAAGACAGGATTAACCTCCAGATCTTATCCGGAAGGTATGTAAGAGCTCACGATGCTGTGTTAAGGCTTAGAAAAAAAATAGCTCCTGAACTTGGAAAGAAATTCCATGTAGGAATAAGAGGTATTGAAGTTCACTCATTCACCATAAAGATCCCATCAGAAGCCGATCTTAAAGAGATAAAAATTCCTTTTGTGACCAATATGGAATATAAAGACGGATCAATCCTGCTGACCCTTGATGTAACAGAATCTGAAATTGAGAAGAGAATACCGGACAGAATACTTACCCTAATTGAAGACAAAATCGCAGCACTTACCTATGGAGGAAAAGCAGAGCACTGGAATTTGCTCTGGCAGAGTGAAGAAAAGAAACAGCCATTCAAACTGGATCCTACACAGGAAATGATGAAAAGAGGCTGGATAAAAAGAGGTGCAAGCAGGGGTCAGTGGATCCACGGACCCCAGTCAACCAGACTGTTTCGGGCATTTGAAAAGATTGTTGTTGAGGAGTTGCTAGAACCTTTGGGATACAGGGAAATGATGTTCCCAAAACTGATTCCATGGGAAGTCTGGAAAAAATCAGGACATGCAAAAGGAGTATATCCTGAAATATATTACGTGTGTCCTCCAAAGACCAGAGATCCTGAATACTGGGAAGAGATCAGTGATTACTATAAAGTAACCCACGAAGTTCCAGTTTCCCGTATCAAGGAAAAGATAGGGGATCCCATAGGAGGAATGTGCTACGCCCAGTGTCCTCCTTTCTGGGTATTTCTGCAGGGTGAAACCATAGCAAACGATCAGTTCCCAATAAAGGTATTTGATCGCTCAGGAACATCACACAGGTATGAAAGCGGAGGCATTCACGGAATGGAAAGGGTAGATGAGTTCCACAGGATCGAAATACTATGGACCGGAACACCTGAGCAGGTTACAAAAGCTTCAAATCAGCTTCAGGAAAAATACAAGCATATTTTCAATAACATACTTGACCTTGAGTGGAGGATGGCATGGGTAACTCCCTGGTTCATGGCACAGGAGGGGTTAGCAGGTGTTTCCCAGCAAAATGACGTTGGAACAATCGACTATGAAGCACCTCTGCCATATCGCGGGAAAGACGGAGAATGGCTTGAATTCCAGAACGTCAGTGTCAATGGAAACAAATATCCGTCAGGATTTAATGTAAAATGCCAGTCCGGAGAGGAACTCTGGTCAGGATGTTCTGGTGTGGGACTTGAGAGATGGGCTTCAGTGTTCCTGGCACAGAAGGGACTTGACCCTGAGGGATGGCCTGAGGAGTTTAGAAAAATAGTTGGAGAGATTCCAGAAGGCTTCAGCTTTTTATAA
- a CDS encoding 30S ribosomal protein S3ae, translating to MARKVQRKLDKWKSKQWYTLETPDFMGRTTIGQTPADDPRKLVGRVIETTVGELTNDFSKHNIKLKLRIDDVVGDVAQVKFMGHEITTDYLRSIVKRQTSRIDSNLTVTTKDGIKVRVKPICFTVKRARSSQIRGIRAVMEDVVRQRATEVGFEQFVEELVGGKLSASIYRNVKTIYPIRRVEIRKTEVQAAPVAA from the coding sequence TTGGCAAGAAAAGTACAAAGAAAACTTGATAAATGGAAATCAAAGCAGTGGTACACACTGGAAACACCTGATTTCATGGGAAGAACCACTATCGGACAGACACCAGCTGATGATCCCCGCAAGCTGGTAGGCAGGGTAATTGAAACAACTGTTGGGGAACTTACAAACGATTTCTCAAAACATAACATAAAGCTGAAACTAAGAATTGATGATGTTGTGGGAGATGTTGCACAGGTTAAGTTCATGGGCCATGAGATTACAACCGATTATTTGCGTTCCATTGTGAAAAGACAGACATCCAGAATTGATTCTAACCTGACTGTTACTACAAAAGACGGAATAAAGGTCAGAGTCAAGCCTATATGCTTCACTGTTAAAAGGGCACGCTCAAGCCAGATAAGAGGAATCAGAGCAGTTATGGAAGATGTTGTCAGACAGCGTGCAACAGAAGTTGGATTTGAACAGTTTGTTGAGGAACTGGTCGGTGGAAAACTTTCTGCAAGTATATATCGAAACGTTAAGACAATATACCCGATCAGAAGAGTTGAAATTCGAAAGACTGAAGTTCAGGCAGCACCTGTAGCTGCATGA
- a CDS encoding DUF523 and DUF1722 domain-containing protein, translating to MNDSCAPGTDQFLSGDHAVPKIVISRCIEFDNCRYDGRTVESSWVRKLAKDAEFIPVCPECSIGLGVPRQPVLLVSDEDQIQFIQPHGSGDLSEVINRFSLSFLNSCDEVDGFILKSKSPSCGINDVKLYIPESMDVEFSRNGTGIFSQHVIRMFPYHPMINEINMENPEHRDYFLSRVFTLASFRNAIDAMHSSNTVFPLIRFHRQNEIFLKSFDRNMFRQLDSTVKQMVGDSCNHKLPILIKKYHVCFLEILSSGFVHSSRDMVILDISAIIQEHLCKTERIQLCSFIINYFEGNVDLLSMRAHLRSIALKYNISYLLEQTFFNPYPMSL from the coding sequence ATGAATGATAGCTGTGCCCCAGGAACAGATCAATTTTTATCCGGTGATCATGCGGTACCAAAGATAGTTATCAGCAGGTGTATTGAATTCGATAATTGCAGGTATGATGGCCGTACTGTTGAAAGTAGCTGGGTAAGAAAACTGGCAAAAGACGCTGAATTTATACCTGTCTGTCCTGAATGTTCAATAGGGCTTGGTGTACCCCGCCAGCCTGTATTGCTCGTTTCAGATGAAGATCAAATACAATTTATACAGCCTCACGGGAGTGGTGATCTGAGTGAGGTAATTAACCGGTTCTCTTTATCTTTTTTAAATTCATGTGATGAAGTTGATGGATTTATATTGAAGTCAAAGTCCCCATCCTGTGGAATCAATGATGTCAAGCTATATATCCCAGAATCGATGGATGTGGAATTCTCCAGAAACGGCACCGGGATATTTTCACAGCACGTTATCAGGATGTTCCCATATCATCCGATGATAAATGAAATAAATATGGAAAATCCTGAACATAGGGACTATTTTCTGAGCCGGGTATTTACATTAGCCAGCTTCAGGAATGCAATAGATGCTATGCACAGCTCAAATACAGTGTTTCCACTAATCAGATTTCATAGACAGAATGAAATTTTTTTAAAATCATTTGACAGGAATATGTTCAGGCAGCTGGACTCTACTGTGAAGCAGATGGTGGGAGATTCCTGTAATCACAAATTACCTATCTTGATAAAAAAATATCATGTCTGTTTTCTTGAAATTCTCTCATCAGGCTTTGTACACTCATCCCGGGATATGGTAATTCTGGATATCTCTGCAATTATTCAGGAACACCTTTGCAAAACCGAAAGAATACAGCTATGTAGCTTTATTATAAATTATTTTGAAGGAAATGTAGATTTATTGTCAATGAGGGCACATTTAAGGTCAATTGCATTAAAGTATAATATCAGCTATCTTTTGGAACAGACATTTTTTAATCCTTACCCCATGAGTTTGTAA
- a CDS encoding thioredoxin family protein, whose product MTNTNNDVIEVDDSTWEQIVEKEDMPVVVFFYQPECPHCSLIYPHFRKYAQKYSKSCKFIRIDIVSNQWTASRYEILATPTFKFFCQGNPIKEEVGVVDPQHLEESIESFIKYGKECSSKRTVVFSEISPYE is encoded by the coding sequence ATGACCAATACTAACAATGACGTTATTGAGGTAGATGATTCAACATGGGAGCAGATTGTCGAAAAGGAAGATATGCCTGTAGTTGTTTTTTTCTACCAGCCAGAGTGTCCCCACTGCAGTTTAATATATCCTCATTTCAGAAAATATGCACAAAAATACAGTAAATCCTGTAAATTTATCCGGATTGATATTGTTTCAAATCAGTGGACTGCTTCAAGATATGAGATCCTGGCAACACCGACTTTCAAATTCTTCTGTCAGGGAAACCCTATCAAAGAAGAAGTAGGGGTCGTAGATCCTCAACATCTGGAAGAGTCCATTGAATCCTTTATAAAGTATGGTAAGGAATGTTCCTCTAAAAGAACTGTGGTCTTTAGTGAGATTTCTCCCTATGAATGA
- a CDS encoding glutamate--tRNA ligase, producing the protein MTVSDQEIKTIEKYALQNAVKYGKAPQMGAVMGKVMGECPHLRPFAKEVSAQIKNVIDEISRGDPDEWNQRLEEIAPELIEELCTKKEPVKGLKPLDVKEGEKVVMRFAPNPNGPPTLGSTRGIVVNSEYVKKYNGTFIVRFDDTDPQIKRPMMEAYDWYVDDCRWLGAEPDMVVKASDHLDTYYRYAEKLIELNRAYVCFCEGGEFKGYKDSKQPCPHRDHLVEQNMEYWDNMLAGKYDEKQAVLRIKTDIQHPDPALRDFGAFRIVKTPHPRPEIADRYVVWPLLDFEGAIEDHELGMTHIIRGKDLMDSEKRQKYIYDYLGWEYPRTTHWGRIKIHELGKLSTSDIRKAIEEGKYSGWDDPRLPTIRAFRRRGIKADAIRKFMIDMGVGETDISVSLDSLYSENRKIIDPVSNRYFFVWDPVKVMISGAPSFNARPPLHPTEDRGIREIDVRADPHLLICQKDTENMKVGDKIRLKDLYNIEIESLDPFRAQYLGDSVEDIKKEKMRIVHWVPENGISVRVLSPDGEFFGIGEDGIVNELNNTVQFERFGFCRIDSVSPDVVAYFTHR; encoded by the coding sequence ATGACAGTCAGTGATCAGGAAATAAAGACTATAGAAAAATATGCACTTCAGAATGCTGTAAAGTACGGAAAAGCACCGCAAATGGGGGCTGTAATGGGCAAGGTTATGGGTGAATGCCCCCATCTGAGACCATTTGCAAAGGAAGTGTCTGCACAGATAAAGAATGTAATTGATGAGATCTCAAGGGGAGACCCTGACGAATGGAACCAGAGGCTTGAAGAAATAGCTCCGGAACTGATTGAGGAGCTATGCACGAAAAAAGAGCCTGTAAAAGGTCTCAAGCCACTTGATGTGAAGGAGGGTGAAAAGGTCGTGATGCGCTTTGCTCCCAATCCCAATGGCCCACCTACACTTGGCAGCACCCGTGGAATAGTGGTTAATTCAGAGTATGTAAAGAAGTATAATGGCACCTTCATAGTACGCTTTGATGATACCGATCCACAGATAAAAAGACCTATGATGGAGGCTTATGACTGGTATGTTGATGACTGTAGGTGGCTTGGTGCTGAACCGGACATGGTTGTGAAGGCATCAGACCATCTGGATACCTATTACAGGTATGCAGAGAAATTGATAGAGCTGAATAGAGCCTATGTATGCTTCTGTGAAGGCGGTGAGTTCAAAGGGTACAAGGACTCAAAACAGCCCTGTCCTCATCGAGACCATTTGGTGGAGCAGAATATGGAATACTGGGACAATATGCTTGCAGGTAAATATGATGAAAAGCAGGCAGTGCTTCGTATAAAGACCGATATTCAGCATCCAGATCCTGCCCTGCGTGATTTTGGTGCCTTCAGGATAGTCAAAACTCCCCATCCCCGTCCTGAAATTGCAGACCGGTACGTGGTATGGCCTTTGCTTGACTTTGAAGGTGCAATAGAGGACCACGAACTGGGAATGACTCATATAATCCGGGGTAAAGACCTGATGGATAGTGAAAAACGTCAGAAATATATATATGACTATCTTGGGTGGGAATATCCCCGGACAACACACTGGGGACGGATAAAGATACATGAGCTTGGTAAACTCAGTACAAGTGATATCAGAAAAGCGATAGAAGAAGGTAAATATTCAGGATGGGATGATCCACGACTTCCGACAATAAGGGCATTTAGAAGGCGTGGAATAAAGGCAGATGCTATAAGAAAGTTCATGATAGATATGGGTGTAGGAGAAACTGATATCAGTGTAAGCCTGGATTCACTATATTCAGAGAACAGGAAAATCATAGATCCGGTTTCGAACAGATATTTCTTTGTATGGGATCCGGTAAAGGTCATGATATCTGGTGCACCTTCCTTTAATGCAAGACCTCCACTGCATCCCACGGAGGATCGGGGTATTCGTGAGATAGATGTAAGGGCAGATCCTCATCTTCTGATATGCCAGAAAGACACTGAAAATATGAAGGTAGGGGACAAGATTCGCCTGAAAGATCTCTATAATATTGAAATAGAGTCACTGGATCCATTCAGAGCACAGTACTTGGGTGATTCGGTTGAAGACATAAAAAAGGAAAAAATGCGGATTGTTCACTGGGTCCCTGAAAATGGCATTTCTGTCCGGGTACTTTCACCGGATGGAGAGTTTTTTGGTATAGGTGAAGATGGAATTGTCAATGAATTGAATAATACCGTCCAGTTTGAAAGATTTGGGTTTTGTAGGATCGATTCTGTAAGTCCTGACGTGGTGGCATACTTCACGCACAGGTAA
- a CDS encoding fumarylacetoacetate hydrolase family protein, whose translation MLGQFRFETDTFYGNVDGSEVYAMGDFEGRSFDLKELEILPPTKPSKIICVGLNYADHAKELDMEIPSEPVIFMKPASSIIGHLQKIVYPPISKQVDFEGELAVVIGKRCKNIVAEKADDVIAGYTCFNDITARDLQKRDGQWTRAKSFDTFAPIGPFIAPADDFDPSDAKISTRVNRNLCQDSSTSNLISGIPFLIEFVSQIMTLEIGDVIATGTPPGVGELKVGDSVEVEIEGIGKLVNEVV comes from the coding sequence ATGCTTGGTCAGTTCAGATTTGAGACAGATACATTCTATGGCAATGTGGATGGCAGCGAGGTATATGCTATGGGTGATTTTGAAGGAAGGAGTTTTGACCTTAAAGAACTTGAAATACTGCCTCCAACAAAACCTTCCAAGATCATCTGTGTGGGCCTAAACTATGCAGACCATGCAAAAGAACTGGATATGGAAATACCTTCCGAGCCGGTGATCTTTATGAAGCCCGCATCTTCTATCATAGGCCACCTGCAGAAGATCGTCTATCCCCCTATAAGCAAACAGGTGGACTTTGAAGGAGAACTTGCAGTGGTTATAGGGAAAAGGTGTAAAAATATAGTAGCTGAAAAGGCAGATGATGTGATCGCAGGGTATACCTGCTTTAATGATATAACTGCACGTGATCTTCAGAAGCGTGATGGTCAATGGACACGTGCCAAGAGCTTTGATACATTTGCACCAATTGGTCCCTTCATAGCGCCTGCAGATGACTTTGATCCCTCCGATGCAAAGATCAGTACCCGTGTAAACAGGAACCTGTGCCAGGATTCAAGTACTTCAAACCTGATCTCGGGAATTCCTTTTTTGATAGAATTCGTGTCACAGATAATGACACTGGAAATAGGTGATGTGATCGCCACAGGAACTCCACCTGGAGTTGGTGAGCTCAAAGTGGGTGATAGCGTTGAGGTTGAAATAGAGGGAATAGGCAAGTTGGTGAATGAGGTAGTATAA
- a CDS encoding universal stress protein, with amino-acid sequence MDERLYEKILIATDGSKNVQNAVDLGIEIAKASGAKVYAVMVVPSHSLTSYMKSHMEEWEAPYDTIRQVANKAIEYVMDKAKMEGVEATGVILEGHPPEQITAYAHGNNMDLIVMGTLGRTGIDRFLIGSVSENVIRHSKVKVLVVPSNTGKK; translated from the coding sequence TTGGACGAAAGATTATACGAAAAAATACTGATAGCAACAGATGGTTCAAAGAATGTTCAGAATGCTGTGGACCTGGGGATAGAGATAGCAAAAGCTAGCGGTGCAAAGGTCTATGCTGTAATGGTGGTTCCATCCCATTCCCTGACATCTTACATGAAATCCCATATGGAAGAATGGGAAGCTCCGTATGATACCATAAGACAGGTTGCCAACAAGGCCATTGAATATGTGATGGATAAAGCTAAAATGGAAGGTGTAGAGGCTACCGGAGTAATACTTGAAGGACATCCTCCAGAGCAGATAACTGCCTATGCACATGGAAATAATATGGATCTTATAGTTATGGGGACTCTTGGAAGGACCGGGATCGATCGTTTTCTTATCGGAAGCGTGTCTGAGAATGTGATTCGTCATTCGAAAGTAAAAGTTCTTGTGGTTCCTTCAAATACTGGAAAAAAATGA